Part of the Chitinivorax sp. B genome is shown below.
GCCGTGATATAACATGCCAATCAAGGCTTACAACCAAGAGTGTATTCATGCGAATCCCCAGCATTCGCCAGACCCATCCAATCGAAGTATTTGCAGTTCGTCGTAAGCCCCGCCCCGGAGAGCATCTGAGCCCGGTTTTCGTGGTGTTGTGTTCTGCAACAACGGTGGCTCGCCTGTTTCGTGATGATATTGCGGAGTTTGCCGAACAACTGGCAATGGCTATCGGGTCGGTTGACGCTGGCGCGCTGCGACTGGTGGAGCAGCATGTGTTTCCCAATCGGCCCATGATGGAATCGGTACAACAGGAAGTGTTGCAGTTGCGCCGTTTTGCAGGTGTATTGGGGCGATTATTGACCGCGGCATTGGAGCGGGAGCCGGACGTCATTGCCACTTTGCGCGGTGCTGAAGGGGTCGAGCATGGCATGTGTGTGGTGCTGGATCAGCAAGTTGGTACAGGACCTGCTTTGGTCCGGTTACCTGTCTTGCTGGATTCGAGAGAATTAAGCTCGGCGTTATTGCTGCCAAACAAACCTACTCGAATCCGTATCATGCCCGCGGCGGCGGCACATGATTTTGCCAATGTGATTGAGTTCATCATTACTGGCATGAAGTAGTCATGCCCTGGTCGAAAAACCAGGGCATTTTCCTAGAACGAAGGCAATGCCCAATTGAAAGCCGAGATGGATAAACTGCTCAGCCCCATTTCCGATAATGCCCCATGTGGCGAGGACATGTCGTTTTCAACAGAATTCGACCAGATCAAGGAAGCCCGTCGTGATGAAGATCCTGCATTGGCGCAAGGTGACTGGGTCGCTGATGTCAAAAGGGCAGATTGGGACGAAGTACGTCGAATTTGTGAAGAGGTGTTGTCACGTTATTCCAAAGATCTGCGGGTAGCTGCCTGGTATGCCGAAGCGTTGGCCAAAACAGATGGCTTTGCCGGATTGGCCAAAGGTTGCGATGTCATCCGTGAGTTGCAGGACCGTTATTGGGATCAATTACATCCTGTACCGGACGACGGTGACATGGAGTTGCGTATCGGTACGCTGGCTTATTTTGTCAGCCAATTGGCTGAGCTGGTGCGGACTATGCCATTGTGTCAATCCCCACAAGGTAAGTTTTCTTATGTTGATCAGGAAGCAGCCATTGCTTTTCAGTCCAGACTGGATAAGGACCCTGATCTGCGAGATTCGATGCCGGCCGGCAAGTTTACGTTGGAACAGCTACAGGAGGCGCAGCGGGCGACTCCAACGTCTTTCTATCAACGCCTGATCGATGGTTTTCGCACTAGTCGTCAATCCTGGCAATTGTTGGCGGGGAGCATTGATGCCCACTTAGGGGTGGATGGTCCCTCTTTTGGTGTGCTGGAAGATGCGTTTGACAAGGTGGGTAATCTGCTTACCCGTATTACGCGTAACGCAGGTGTTGGTCTACCAAATGATTCTGGTAAGGAACAGCGTCCTGCTACTCAACCAGAAGAACCTGTGATGACGAACCAAGTAATTCATCAGCCCATGCCATATCAGGGGAATTGGCAAGGTCAGATCATGAGTCGTGAGCAGGCGATCCAGATGCTGGAATCTGTTGCGGAGTACTTCCGCCGTACGGAGCCACATAGTCCGGTAACGTATCTGGCACAAAAGGCAGCAGATTGGGGCAATATGCCATTACATGAATGGTTACAGGAAGTGGTCAAAGATGGTACGACACTTAGCCAGGTACAGGAATTGCTAGGTATACGTAGCTGAGTACAGTTGCTCAAGCGAGCAGACATCCCAATCAACGCATCGTAGAAACACAAAAGCCAGCTGAGCTGGCTTTTGTGTTTTGTTTGGGATTATCCCTTTTTGACAGCAGGTGCCGGTGGTAGTGATTTGGCTTGCAAATTGCGTACGTGTGGGATCAATTTGTTGACGGCATCCAAGAACGCCGCAGCAATTACTTTTCCTTCATTGGTATGGCTCCAACCTGCGCCACCCGCGCCACCTGCCGCACCAATCAGAATAGCCCCGGCCCCAAGATCAGTCGCTTTGGACGAGCCTTCTGCAATGACCAGCTGTTCTGTTGTCTGGGCATCGGTTATGGTCAATACCACTTGGGCTTCCTTGAATTTGACATGCTCGGCCGCACCGGCAAACTTGGCCAGTATGGGGATCTGGCTCATCAAACCTCCGACACTTCCTCCTGCATCATTCTCCGAGAAGACCAGCGTAGGGGTCATGACAAACTGTGCTTCCAGCACATTTTTACGTGGATTGACCGTGGTGCCCTCACGAATCAACCCTTCTTCCTTCAAATCCAGTTCCTGACGTGTGCCGCGCAGACCTTGGCTGCGATCGACTACCCTGAAACAGCCACTTTGCTGCAGCATCAGGCGTACCAATGGCAATGGTGATTCAGGTAAATTTCCCCGACTGGCGGTATATGTATACCCATTGGGGTTTTCGATGACACCAACGGTCGCAATCGGCTGATCACATTTTTCTATCTGTCGGGTTTCGCCAGACGAGCCTTTTTGACCTGCCGCGCCGGTTACCAGCCCGCCGGCATTGCCGGTTTCAATCGACGATTTGTTACAGCCAACCAAAGCGCTGGCCAAAAACAGATAAAACAAGGGAGTGCGAAAAGTCATTTTGATCAAATTCCAAGGTGATGATTGCCGACAATACTATCGCATGACGAGCGATTAATCGATGCCTGTGCGAGTCAGTGTTGGGTATGGTTTCGTAAGTAGCTATCCACTTGATTAATCAATGTACTGTGATGGTCTTGGCTGTCATGATGTTGGCCTGCATGTTTTAGCCTGCTTGGCTTGCTATTCAAGCAATGAGCGGTTCCCCTTTCATCATCGTGCTTGTTCGATTGTAGCTATAACTAAGTCATAGGCTTGCGCACCCGGGAACGCTGATCCCACGGCTAGCCAATAAGGATAAAGCATGGCTGATGTGGGCATGCCTGCGAAAGTGGGCCGTTATCAACTGATTCGCTTGTTAGGCAAGGGTGGGCAGGGGGCTGTCTATTTTGCACATGATCCACAGCTGCAGCGACCGGTTGCAATCAAAACCATTCGGCTCGAAAGGCAGTCCCAACAGGCGACTCAAGCATTGCTAGATGAGGCGCGGATTGTCAGTCAAGTCCAACACCCGAATATCGTCACGTTGTATGACATGTTGGAGCAGGGTGATAAATGGTATCTGGTGTTTGAATACGTCGAAGGCGAGACACTGGCGCAGCGATTGAAAACCAGTAAATCACTGCCGCCTGATGAAGCTGTAGAGATTGCATTGCAAATACTCGATGGTTTGGCTTTTGCCCATGGCAAGCAAATTGTCCATTGTGATATCAAGCCAGCCAACATCATGCTGGACAGCAACAAGGTAGCCCGCCTGATGGATTTTGGCATAGCCCGTGCCGTGGGCGATGCTGCTACTTTTCCCACCGGGACCGCCGCGTATATGGCACCCGAGACCATTGCAGGCAGTGCGCAGGGTAAAGCGGCTGATGTGTTTGCAATGGGCATGGTGCTGTATGAAATGCTGACGGGTCACCCTGCTGTAACGGGTGACAACATCTTTCGGGTAATGCATGCCATTGCCAGTGAGCCTTTTGAGCCGCCATCTCAACTAGTCACGGGTATTTCCGAAATGTTGGACAATATCGTCATGCGAGGGTTGCTGAAAGATCCAACGGATCGTTTTGCCAGTGCCGATGAAATGCGCATGGCACTCCAACAATTTCGCCGCCCCACTCAGACGGAAGCGGTTGAAGGAGAGGGAGGGGGGCAAGGTACTTTGGAATTTCTACTCAGGCGTATTCGCCTGAAAAGTGACTTCCCTGCCTTGTCGCAAGCCATTTCTGCCATCAACAAGATCAGCAATGCGGATGAAGAAAGTCTCCATGCGTTGTCAGCAGTGATTTTGAAGGATTTCTCATTGACCAATAAGTTGCTTCGATTGGTCAATTCTGCCAGCTATGGCAATTTTGGCGGCACCATCAGCACGATTTCTAGGGCAGTTATCATCCTGGGGTTCGAGGTTGTCCGTAACTTGGCGATTACATTGATTCTGTTCGAGCATTTGCAGAATCGCAGCCAAGCAGTACAACTGCGTGATGAAGTGATTCGAACGTTTTTCAGTGGGCTGATGGCTCGTATGCTTGAACAAAAGCTGGGCTCGCGCAGCCACGAGGAAAGCTTCATCGGTGCAATGTTCCAGAATCTGGGTCGATTGCTTGGGACGTTTTACTTGTTTGATGAGGCTATGGAAATCCAGCGGGCAGTGAGGCAGGACGGTCAGGTCTCTGAACGGGCAGAAATCGCTGTATTGGGGTTGACCTATGCTGAGCTGGGCATGGGGATTGCTCGTGCCTGGAACTTTCCAGACAAGATAATCGACGCGATGGCACCTTTGCCGGGCAAGCTCAAAGTACCGAGAAATGGGCAAGAACGTTTGCGCGCGGTGTCTGGCCTGGCGAATCGGTTGACTATGATGGCTACCGGGGATTTGCCGGCTGGCGAACGTGGGAAAGCGTTGACTGGGTTGGCTGATCATTTTTCCGTGGCTGTGCCGATCAGTGCTGGAGAAATGACGCGCCTGGTGGATGAGACGATCAAAGAGTTCTTGCGCGAAGCTTCCTTGTTTGGCATCAATGCCAATCAAAGTGAGCCTTTGCGGCATGCTCGGCAGTGGGTTGGAACAGGTCATGATCCATCCAGCAGCAAGGTGGCCGTGCAGGATACACTCGATCAGCAATTCCAGGCCACGCAGAATTCAGCTGCTGAGGTAATGCAGGTCCCTCAGGAGCAAGATGCTAAAGCTATTCTGCTGGCGGGCATTCAAGACATTACCAACTCATTGGTAGAGCAATACAATCTCAATGATCTGCTACGCATTATTCTTGAAACCATGTACCGTGGAATAGGGTTTGATCGGGTGATGTTGTGCACACGGGATGTTCGCACCAATACTTTGCCGGCACGAATTGGGTTTGGCCCAGGTGTTGATAGCTTGCTGAAGCGCTTCATCGTTCCCGTGGCCAAATCGCATGATGTGTTTCAAGTAGCGTTGGAGAAGCAGGCGGACGTATTTCTAGCAGACATTGACGCAGACAACATTCGAGACCGGATTCCGGAATGGTACCGTAACTTGGTACCTGCCCAGACTTTCATATTGCTGCCGTTGGCCATCGAAAAGAAGATCATTGGTTTGTTCTACGGTGATAAGGCGGCGGCTAATCAGTTGAAGATTGCTCCGCAGGAATTAAATTTGCTCAAGACCTTGCGCAATCAGGCCGTGTTGGCAATTCGTCAAAAACAACTTGGCTGAATGAGAAGCTAGTTAGGTTGCGTTGCAGCATTTATATCTCAAGTTTGCCATATCTGAAATCTGTCGTGGCTTCCTGTGTGGATGGGATTTCACTGTTTCTTCATCATCTTGTCACTACTCTATGCGAATCTTTGATATGGGAAATTGATTCTGTTTTTCTATTGTGCATCGCACAATAGCACTTGACACCAAGCACAGTGCTCTTAGAATGCATGATGATGCAGTGCAAAATAAGAAGTCTTCGATTAACGAAACAGGAAGAGGTTTAACAATGTTTATGACCCCCGAGAAGTTAGCCGAATTACAAGAGATCAATCTGGGCAAGGCGATTCGCGTATCAAACATCGCACTGAGCGGCATTGAACGTTTGGTGAGTCTGCAATTGGAAGTGACCAAGAATCTGATCGCCGAAACTAGCGAACAGGCCAAGTCACTTGGCAAAATCAAAGACGTACAAGGCTTGGCATCATTGCAACAAGAAACCGCCAAGCCGTCGTTGGACAAAGCGCTGGATGTGGCCAAAAGCTTTTACGAAGCCGCTTCTGTGACGCAGGCTGAGTTTGCCAAGATCATTGAAGAGGAAGTGGTCAACGCCAACAAGAATGTCGCTGAAATGATCGACAATCTGCAGAAATACGCTCCGGCTGGTTCGGAAGTGGCAATCAATGCCATCAAGACCGCTGTTGCTGCTGCTGCTGCGACTTACGACAATGTTACCAAGGCAGCACAACGTGTAACAACAGATCTGACTGAAGCAGGGGTGGTGGCAGCAACATCTTCTGCCAAGGAAGTATCCGCAGCATCACGTAAGAAAGCACCCGCGACGGTCGAAGCGTGAGTTAGGCTGATTGGATATGATTCAATAGACCGGGCGTAAGCCCGGTTTATTGTTTTTAACATGTCTCTGTGTGAATGTATTGTCGGGTTAATAGGTGGCCAGTGCTGTGATTCATTGATGCGGCATACTGCCTTGGCTACATGAATCTCTTCTGGCCCCAATCGTGGCATAATGCCGGGCATGGTTTCCGTTACCCGCCCGATTACTCCTTCCAAGGATGTCCAGCCTGATCGCCAGGCGTTTCTGTCCCAATTGTCGGCACAATATGGTCTGACTGATTTGACGCAACTGGATCGTGCGCTGGAGATCATTACCCCGCGTTACGCTGGCATGTGCCTTGTCGAAACAGGCGAGGCTTTGTTACCACACGCGCTTGGTACGGCAGCGATCACAGCACAGCTGAAACTGGATGCAGATGCCGTGGTGGCGTCTATGCTGTTTGCCTGGCCAGATTGTGAAGAAAATTGGCGTGAGCAATGCATTGAGGTTTTTGGTGAAACAGTTACCAAGCTGATCGATGGTATTGGTCGGGTTCGCAAAATCCAGGAATTGCAGCGTCTGGATACTCCGTCATTGAAGCAGGATGAACGCCACGCACAGGCTGAGGCTTTGCGCAAAATGCTGCTGGCGATGGTGGAGGATATTCGGGCAGTACTGATCAAACTGGCATGGCGGACCCAGACCATGCATTATCTGTCCGAAGTTGACGCCGATACCGCTCGCATGGTTGCGCGCGAAACCCTGGATGTGTTTGCGCCGTTGGCGAATCGTTTGGGTGTATGGCAAATAAAATGGGAGCTGGAGGATCTGGCTTTCCGTTATCTGGAGCCGCAGCTTTACAAGAAAATTGCCAAGTTGCTGGATGAGAAGCGACTGGATCGTGAGCAGTTCATTGCAGATGTGCTGGCTACCTTGCGCTCGGAATTGGCGAAGGCTGGCATCAATGGTGAGGTTACCGGACGTCCCAAGCATATTTACAGCATCTACAAAAAGATGCAGAAAAAGAACTTGGATTTCTCCGAAGTCTATGATGTGCGTGCAGTGCGTGTGTTGGTGGAGGACATCAAGGACTGCTATACCGTGCTGGGCATGGTACATAATCTCTGGCAACCGATTCCTGGCGAGTTTGATGACTACATTGCCCAGCCCAAGGGCAATTTTTATCGGTCTTTGCATACCGCTGTGGTGGGTCCAAATGATAAAGCCGTTGAGGTGCAGATTCGGACCTTCGACATGCACCGCCATGCCGAATTGGGTGTGGCGGCACATTGGCGCTACAAAGAAGGTGGCAAGCAGGATCCAAAATACGAAGAAAAGATCGCTTGGCTACGGCAGATTCTGGAATGGCGCGATGAAGTGGCGGACGTGGGTGATTTGGCCCATCAGTTCCGTACAGAGCTGTTCCAGGACAGTGTCTATGTGCTAACCCCGCAAGGCAAGGTGGTGGCATTGCCCAAGGGTTCAACACCTGTTGATTTTGCCTACCATGTCCATACCGATCTGGGCCACCGCTGCCGTGGTGCTAAGGTTGACGGTAAAATCATCCCTCTGGATACCCCGTTGGAGAACGGCCAGCGTATTGAGATCCTGGCCGCCAAACAAGGTGGGCCCAGTGTCGATTGGTTGCACCGTGGCTTCCTGAAAAGCCCGCGTGCCATGCAGAAGGTGCGGGCGTGGATACG
Proteins encoded:
- the tssA gene encoding type VI secretion system protein TssA encodes the protein MDKLLSPISDNAPCGEDMSFSTEFDQIKEARRDEDPALAQGDWVADVKRADWDEVRRICEEVLSRYSKDLRVAAWYAEALAKTDGFAGLAKGCDVIRELQDRYWDQLHPVPDDGDMELRIGTLAYFVSQLAELVRTMPLCQSPQGKFSYVDQEAAIAFQSRLDKDPDLRDSMPAGKFTLEQLQEAQRATPTSFYQRLIDGFRTSRQSWQLLAGSIDAHLGVDGPSFGVLEDAFDKVGNLLTRITRNAGVGLPNDSGKEQRPATQPEEPVMTNQVIHQPMPYQGNWQGQIMSREQAIQMLESVAEYFRRTEPHSPVTYLAQKAADWGNMPLHEWLQEVVKDGTTLSQVQELLGIRS
- a CDS encoding CsgG/HfaB family protein, with translation MTFRTPLFYLFLASALVGCNKSSIETGNAGGLVTGAAGQKGSSGETRQIEKCDQPIATVGVIENPNGYTYTASRGNLPESPLPLVRLMLQQSGCFRVVDRSQGLRGTRQELDLKEEGLIREGTTVNPRKNVLEAQFVMTPTLVFSENDAGGSVGGLMSQIPILAKFAGAAEHVKFKEAQVVLTITDAQTTEQLVIAEGSSKATDLGAGAILIGAAGGAGGAGWSHTNEGKVIAAAFLDAVNKLIPHVRNLQAKSLPPAPAVKKG
- a CDS encoding serine/threonine protein kinase, yielding MADVGMPAKVGRYQLIRLLGKGGQGAVYFAHDPQLQRPVAIKTIRLERQSQQATQALLDEARIVSQVQHPNIVTLYDMLEQGDKWYLVFEYVEGETLAQRLKTSKSLPPDEAVEIALQILDGLAFAHGKQIVHCDIKPANIMLDSNKVARLMDFGIARAVGDAATFPTGTAAYMAPETIAGSAQGKAADVFAMGMVLYEMLTGHPAVTGDNIFRVMHAIASEPFEPPSQLVTGISEMLDNIVMRGLLKDPTDRFASADEMRMALQQFRRPTQTEAVEGEGGGQGTLEFLLRRIRLKSDFPALSQAISAINKISNADEESLHALSAVILKDFSLTNKLLRLVNSASYGNFGGTISTISRAVIILGFEVVRNLAITLILFEHLQNRSQAVQLRDEVIRTFFSGLMARMLEQKLGSRSHEESFIGAMFQNLGRLLGTFYLFDEAMEIQRAVRQDGQVSERAEIAVLGLTYAELGMGIARAWNFPDKIIDAMAPLPGKLKVPRNGQERLRAVSGLANRLTMMATGDLPAGERGKALTGLADHFSVAVPISAGEMTRLVDETIKEFLREASLFGINANQSEPLRHARQWVGTGHDPSSSKVAVQDTLDQQFQATQNSAAEVMQVPQEQDAKAILLAGIQDITNSLVEQYNLNDLLRIILETMYRGIGFDRVMLCTRDVRTNTLPARIGFGPGVDSLLKRFIVPVAKSHDVFQVALEKQADVFLADIDADNIRDRIPEWYRNLVPAQTFILLPLAIEKKIIGLFYGDKAAANQLKIAPQELNLLKTLRNQAVLAIRQKQLG
- a CDS encoding phasin family protein, with amino-acid sequence MFMTPEKLAELQEINLGKAIRVSNIALSGIERLVSLQLEVTKNLIAETSEQAKSLGKIKDVQGLASLQQETAKPSLDKALDVAKSFYEAASVTQAEFAKIIEEEVVNANKNVAEMIDNLQKYAPAGSEVAINAIKTAVAAAAATYDNVTKAAQRVTTDLTEAGVVAATSSAKEVSAASRKKAPATVEA
- a CDS encoding bifunctional (p)ppGpp synthetase/guanosine-3',5'-bis(diphosphate) 3'-pyrophosphohydrolase, with product MPGMVSVTRPITPSKDVQPDRQAFLSQLSAQYGLTDLTQLDRALEIITPRYAGMCLVETGEALLPHALGTAAITAQLKLDADAVVASMLFAWPDCEENWREQCIEVFGETVTKLIDGIGRVRKIQELQRLDTPSLKQDERHAQAEALRKMLLAMVEDIRAVLIKLAWRTQTMHYLSEVDADTARMVARETLDVFAPLANRLGVWQIKWELEDLAFRYLEPQLYKKIAKLLDEKRLDREQFIADVLATLRSELAKAGINGEVTGRPKHIYSIYKKMQKKNLDFSEVYDVRAVRVLVEDIKDCYTVLGMVHNLWQPIPGEFDDYIAQPKGNFYRSLHTAVVGPNDKAVEVQIRTFDMHRHAELGVAAHWRYKEGGKQDPKYEEKIAWLRQILEWRDEVADVGDLAHQFRTELFQDSVYVLTPQGKVVALPKGSTPVDFAYHVHTDLGHRCRGAKVDGKIIPLDTPLENGQRIEILAAKQGGPSVDWLHRGFLKSPRAMQKVRAWIRAQHIDVAINEGRQVFEREVARQGITQPKQEQIADKLGYPNVDEFFKALGHDEIGLRQLATVLHSCVEPVQEAPVEPAQLVRQPRAPRHGQGVLIVGVDKLMTQLAKCCKPVPPDDIIGFVTRGRGISIHRSHCLTLKRLSVNAPERLIEASWGARQDTVFPVEIEVAAHDRQSLLRDISDAIMRDKVNITAANTMSKDHRAFMRFTVEIRDAEQLRRVTTLIRDVPGVIDVTRR